In the Vogesella sp. XCS3 genome, CTGGTGTCGGTGATCGGCCTGAACGACGTGATGTACCGTGCCGATACCGCCAAATCCATCACCCAGGAACCGTTTACCGTGTACGCCGTAGTGGGCCTGATCTTCCTGGCCATTACCAGCGTGTCCGACTTTGCCCTCAAACGCCTGGAAAAACGCTACTCGCTGGGCGTACGGGAGACCGAACTATGATCGACTTCAACCTGATCGTGGAAAAACTCCCCGCTTTTCTGGGCGGGGCCGACGGCGCACCGATGATGTCTACCAGCGACGGCCTGCAGCTGACGCTGGAGCTGCTGTTCCTGTCGCTGGCTTGCGGGCTGCTGCTGGCGGTACCGCTGGCGCTGATGCGCGTCTCGAAAAATCGCGTGGCCTCCAGCCTGGTGTGGCTGTACACCTATGTGTTCCGTGGCACACCGCTGCTGGTTCAGCTGTTCATCATCTATTACGGCCTGTCGCAGTTTGACTGGGTACGCGATAGCTGGGCATGGGAATACCTGCGCGAAGCCTACGCCTGCGCCATCCTGGCCTTTACGCTGAACACCGCCGCCTACACCACCGAAATCATCGCCGGCCAGATCCGCAATACCCACTACGGCGAGATCGAAGCGGCCAAGGCCATGGGCATGAGCAAATGGCTGATGATGCGCCGTATCGTGATTCCGTCTGCGCTGCGCCGCGCCCTGCCGGCTTACAGCAACGAAGTGGTGATGATGATGCAGTCTACCTCGGTAGCCGGCCTGGTCACCCTGGCCGACCTGACCGGCGTGGCACGCCGCGTGTTCAGCGACACCTACATGCCGTTCGAGCCCTTCATTACCGTGGCCTGCTTCTACCTGGTACTGACCTTTGGCTTCGTGTGGCTGTTCAAGCTGGCCGAGCGCCGCTGGCTGGCCTACCTGGCCCCGCGCAAGCACTAAGGAGCCACCATGCAACGCATAGACCACCCCCTGCTATCCCCCAGCCTCACCACCGGGCGTAGCATCTGTAGCTTTCACTACGGCCAGCCAGGCCAGGGTGAAAAGGTCTACATCCAGGCCAGCCTGCACGCTGACGAGCTGCCCGGCATGCTTACCGCCTGGCACCTGAAGCAAAGGTTGGCCGCACTGGAAGCCGAGGGCCGCATTGCCGGCGAAATCGTGCTGGTGCCTGTGGCCAACCCCATCGGTCTGGACCAGAACCTGAACGGCGTGGCGCTGGGGCGCTTCGAGCTGGGTAGCGGCCAGAACTTCAACCGCCACTACCCCGCCTTTGCCCGTCAGCTGTTCGACAAGCTGCGCGATCAACTGGGCACGGACGCTGCGGCCAACACCCGCCTGGTACGCGAGCACCTGCGCAGCATGGTGGCGGCTATCGAGCCGGCCAGCGAGCTGGCCTCGCAGCGCAAAACCCTGATGCTGCTGGCCTGCGACGCCGACGTGGTACTGGACTTGCACTGCGACATGGACGCCGCGCTGCACCTGTATACCGGCACCCCGCTGTGGCCGCAGTGCGAGCCGCTGGCGTGCTACCTGGGCGCCGCCGCCACGCTGCTGGCCGAAGACTCGGGCGACAACCCGTTCGACGAAGCCTGCAGCCAGCTATGGTGGCAGCTGCGCGACCTGGTACGCGATGCCGGCCTGGACGCCGCCATCGACATGGCCTGCCTGTCGGTTACCGTAGAGCTGCGTGGCCAGGCCGACGTGAGCCACGAGCTGGCCGCTAGCGATGCCGACCGGCTGCTGGCCTTCCTGAGCCACCGCGGCATCATCCGTGGTGAGGCACCGCCACTGCCCGCGCTGGTCTACCCGGCCACCCCGCTGGCCGGCTCGGAAAGCCTGCTCGCCCCGCACGCCGGCGTAGTGCACTACTACGTGCAGCCCGGCACCCTGGTAGAAAGCGGCCAGCACCTGGCCGATGTGATCGACCCGATAAACGACCGCGTTACCGCGCTGCGCG is a window encoding:
- a CDS encoding succinylglutamate desuccinylase/aspartoacylase family protein, whose protein sequence is MQRIDHPLLSPSLTTGRSICSFHYGQPGQGEKVYIQASLHADELPGMLTAWHLKQRLAALEAEGRIAGEIVLVPVANPIGLDQNLNGVALGRFELGSGQNFNRHYPAFARQLFDKLRDQLGTDAAANTRLVREHLRSMVAAIEPASELASQRKTLMLLACDADVVLDLHCDMDAALHLYTGTPLWPQCEPLACYLGAAATLLAEDSGDNPFDEACSQLWWQLRDLVRDAGLDAAIDMACLSVTVELRGQADVSHELAASDADRLLAFLSHRGIIRGEAPPLPALVYPATPLAGSESLLAPHAGVVHYYVQPGTLVESGQHLADVIDPINDRVTALRAHRAGMLYATDSRHYATAGQWLAKVASAEAFKTGKLLSA
- a CDS encoding ABC transporter permease yields the protein MIDFNLIVEKLPAFLGGADGAPMMSTSDGLQLTLELLFLSLACGLLLAVPLALMRVSKNRVASSLVWLYTYVFRGTPLLVQLFIIYYGLSQFDWVRDSWAWEYLREAYACAILAFTLNTAAYTTEIIAGQIRNTHYGEIEAAKAMGMSKWLMMRRIVIPSALRRALPAYSNEVVMMMQSTSVAGLVTLADLTGVARRVFSDTYMPFEPFITVACFYLVLTFGFVWLFKLAERRWLAYLAPRKH